In the Gemmatimonadaceae bacterium genome, ACATGCGCCAGCACATCGAACAAGTCGCTCTTCTCCGCGTCGATGATCTTCTGCATCTCCGCCAGCTGCTCGCCGCCGAACCCTTTCTCAGCCAACCCTTCCAGCAGCTTCTTGCGCGTATCCGGCACGCTCCAGATCGCCCGCAGCTCCGCCTCGTTCCTGAAAAACGACGGAAGCTTGCCGAACAGCAGCACCATGAACTGCTGCGATGACATCGGCGTTCCATCAGGATGCCAGAAGCTCGTCATCATCATGTGCTCGATCGTGCGCTCCTTCCCGTCGGCGAGCTTCACCTTGATCCGCGCCGGCCGATCCGGCTTGTCATACACCTTCTTTTCGGGCTTCTTGTCCGGACCGTCCGGCGATGGATAGACCGTGTCAGTCGGCGCGTCGGGGGAAGGGGCTCGCCATCCCACTCGGCGTCGCTGAAATGGTGATGCGCCTTCACGAAGTCGTAGATCGTGAAGTACTCCTTTGCCGTCAAACAGGCGCGTGCCGCGTCCGATGATCTGCTTGAACTCGATCATCGAGTTGACCGGCCGCATCAGCACGATGTTGCGGATGTTGCGCGCGTCCACGCCGGTTGAAAGCTTCTGCGACGTGGTCAGGATGGTCGGGATCGACTTCTCATTGTCCTGAAAGTCGCGCAGGTGCTGCTCGCCGAGTTCGCCGTCGTTGGATGTAACGCGCTGGCAGTAGTTGGGGTCCGAGCTCGTCTTCATCTGGTTGATGAGATCGCGCACGGCCAGGGCGTGATCCTGCGTGGCACAGAACACCAGCGTCTTGTCTTGCTGGTTGATCTGGTCCATGAAGATCTTGACGCGATGCGCTTCGCGCTCCCTGATCTCGATGATCTTGTTGAACTCGGCCTCAGTGTACCGCTTCCCGGACTCGATCTCGCCTTCAACCAGCATGTCGTCAGACGTGAAAACATACTCATCGAGCGTGGTCGAGATCTGCTTCACCTTGAACGGCGTGAGGAAGCCGTCGTTGATGCCTTCCTTCAGGGAATAGACGTAGACCGGATCGCCGAAGTACGCGTATGTGTCCACGTTGTCGTTACGCTTTGGCGTCGCGGTGAGGCTGAGTTGGACCGCCGGAGCGAAGTAGTCGAGAATCGCGCGCCAATTGCTTTCGTCGTTCGCACCACCACGATGACACTCGTCGATGACGATGAAGTCGAAGAAGTCGAGAGAATATTCGCCAAAGTAAAAAGACGGTATGTCACCTTTAGGCGCGCCGCTCATGAAGGTCTGGAAGATCGTGAAGAACAGACTGCCGTTCTTGGGAACCCTCCCCTTCTTGGCGATGTCTTTCGGATCGATGCGGACCAGCGCGTCTTCGGGAAACGCCGAGAACGCGTTGTAGGCTTGATTGGCGAGGATGTTGCGGTCGGCCAGAAACAGAATGCGGGGGCGGCGCTGGGGTTCGCGGCTCAGGTTCCAGCGACTGTGGTAGAGCTTCCACGCGATCTGGAACGCGATGAACGTCTTGCCCGTACCGGTGGCGAGCGTCAACAGGATGCGTTGCCGCCTATCGCGATCGCCTCCATCACGCGTTCAACGGCGATGTCCTGGTAGTAGCGACTCGGATGCGAGCCGCCCTTGTCTTCGAACGGCACCGCGGCGAAACGCTCGCGCCAGGCGTTGCCTGGCTGAGAATGCGCGTGCCCAGAGTTCATCTGGTGTCGGGTAGCGAGCGATCTCGCCTTCCTTGCCAGACTTTATGTCAACGCCGTAGATGCCGCGCCCATTGGTCGCGTAGGCAAATCGGAGGGCCAGCTTTGTCGCGTAGTCCTTGGCTTGTGCAACTCCCTCGGTCAGCGGCCGGTCAATCGACTTGGCTTCAACCACGGCCAGCTTGTGACTACGATAGACCAGTACATAGTCGGCCATGTGCGCCTTCGCCCGACGACCGAAGCCTTCGATTCGGCCGGGAGTGATAGGATACTCACGCTGAATCTTGCTGCCCTCTACAACGCCCCAGCCAGCGGACGTCAGCGCGGGATCGATGCGCTCTGCTCTTGTCTCAGCTTCGTTCATTGTCAGTTCAGAGTTGGCCAGCAAACGCCTGATGTAGCAGCGATCTCTTCAAGGCGTCGAGCGCCTGTAGCTTCCGCTCATAGAGGTTGGCGAGGCGTTTGATATCGGCGGCTAGCTCGTCGAGCTTGGCAACTAGCGAGGTTTGGTCAGACGGCGACTCGGGAAACGGAATCACAAGGTCGCCAAGTTTGGTTGCGTTGAAACCGCCTTGGGCACTACCTGAGACGCCTGCGCGAATAGCGTCCCAATACGAACGGGTCTGAAAGAACATGTTCACGAACTTCGGCTGAACCGCCTTGTCACGCAGTTGCACTCGAATCAAGTACGACGCAAAAACGGCCTCGGGCGGATTGGTGACGAGGTGGCTCTTGCCCGTGGTCGCCCCTGTTCGCGCGAAGACGATATCCCCGTCCGCGAGTCTGTATTTCGGAAGATCAGTCTTATCTATCGAGCAGTAGGGAACGGTATCCCAATCCACTCCACTTGGTTGAAGGTCCGTGATTCGCAAAAATTGCGGCCCAACGATCTGAGCGGACGCCGAATCGGTATAGCCGTACTTGATTCGAGACAATTCACCCAACCTCTTCTCCGCCCAACCCGGCCCGCGCTGGGTGAAGACGGATTGGAGGTGGTTTTGGTAGAGTTCGCGCACGTTGCAGAGATTCTGCTCGGCGTTGACCTTCGCGGCGGCGATACCCTCGAACGCTTCGTCGAGGATGCTGACGATGCGCCTCTGTTCGGCGAGCGGAGGAACGGGCAGTTCAAACTGCGCGAGGGCCTCGCCGGTAAAGTGCTGAATTCCCGCGCCGTTGAAGTGCTGCTTCAGCGTACCGTCGAGGTCACGGCTCAGTAAGTAATAGAGAAACCACTTGTTTCGATCGGGTTCGGAAAAGCGCACACGGTGCAGCGCCTTCTGGAAATAGATGGGTTTATCCTGATCCCAGATGGCAGCACGCCCGGGATAGCCGCCTTCGCAGACGACGACATCACCCTTTGAAACCGTGTACTTGGCCAGTTCCTCGGGTAGGAATCGCATCTCTGAGACGTCGGAAAGATCGAAGTCAAACCATCGAACATTCTGGTTGCGAAGATACGGCTTCAAGTCGCCTTTGTTCTTCGACCTATCGAGCATCTTGCCAAGCGAGTGTTTCGCGATCTCGCTGACCTTCTTTCGTGGCCAAGCGCCGCTCACAGCAACGCCCTGATACTCGCCAACACGTCCGCGCTCTCCGCATCCAACGCGGCGATTGCATCCATGATGTCTACTGGACGGCGGTGAGCGACTACCTCGCCGCCGTTGGGGTTCTTCACCGAGAGATCGAACGTCGACTGGTTTACGTCCTTCGCGGCGACCGTCCACGACTTCGGCGAGTCGCCTCGTGCCCCCTGCAACGCCACGAACTCCGCAAGATCCGCATCATTGAGCGGATTCGTCTTGCCCATGTTGCGGCCGGGCTCAAGCTGGTAGTACCAGATCTTTCTCGTCGGGGTCCCCTTCTCGAAAAACAGCACCACCGTCTTGACACCGGCGCCGATAAACGTCCCACTCGGGCAGTCAAGTATGGTGTGCAGGTTGCAACTCTCCAACAAATTCTTTCGCAGGCTCACCGACGCGTTGTCGGTGTTGGACAGGAAGGTGTTCTTGATGACCACCGCGCCGCGGCCACCAGCCTTGATCAGCTTGATGAAGTGCTGCAGAAACAAATACGCGGTCTCCCCAGTGCGAATCGGAAAGTTCTGCTGCACCTCTGGCCGCTCCTTCCCTCCAAACGGTGGATTGGCCAGCACGATGTCGTAGCGGTCCTTCTCCTGCACGTCGGCCAGATTCTCCGTCAGCGTGTTGGTGTGCAGGATGTTCGGCGCTTCGATGCCATGCAGGATCATGTTCATGATCGCGATGACATAGGCGAGCGACTTCTTTTCCTTGCCGTAGAACGTGCGCTCCTGAAGCGTCCGGTCCTGCGCCGTGGTGCGCTTGGGATGCGTCTTCTTGAGATAGTCGTACGCTTCGCATAGGAATCCCGCCGACCCGCACGCGCCGTCGTAGATGCGCTCGCCGATTTCCGGCTTCACCACCTGCACCATGGCGCGAATGAGCGGGCGCGGCGTGTAGTACTCGCCGCCATTGCGCCCCGCGTTGCCCATGTTCTTGATCTTCGCTTCGTACAGGTGCGAGAGCTCGTGCTTCTCGGCCTGGGAGCGAAATCGCAGTTCATCGATGTGATCGATGATTTCGCGCAGGTTGTAGCCGCTCTGGATCTTGTTCTTGATCTCACCAAAAATCTCGCCGATCTTGTACTCGATCGTGTTCGGCCCGCTGGCGCGCTCCTTAAACGCGTGCAAGTAGGGGATGAGCTTCTTGTCCACGAAGTCGCGAAGATCATCGCCGGTCTGCGCCTTGTTGTGGTCGAGCTTCCCGTCTTTGGTCTTGGGCGCAGCCCAGATCTCCCACCGGTATGCTTTCTCCAGGATGAAGCCGTACTTCTTCCCATCCAGCGTGGCGGCCTCGGCGTGGTCCTGCTCCAAGCCATCGAGATACTTGAGGAACAACAACCACGACGTCTGCTCGGTGTAGTCCAGCTCGGTCGTACAGCCGGCTTCCTTACGGAGGACGTCGTCGATGTTCCTGAAGGCCTGCTCAAACATTGGGCGACAATCCTTTTGGGGGTGCAGATTCGGTGACGGGTCGGGCACTGGCGGGTTGTCCAAGGTACTCCCAGGGTCCGACCAATGATCTCACTCCTGCCTCCCGCTGGATAGATGCCACCACTGATGCGCTCGATGCGACTATGAGCAACGATGCCACGTTTCAAACGGTGCTGACCTTCCAGGTGGCCCAGTCGCTCGGATCGACATTGGTTTTGCTGCTGAACCAGCGGCGTGGCCCTACGCCGCTTTTGACCTTCAGGCCTCGATAGATGGATACTCTGCTCCAGACGCGTGGGTGACGCCAATAGAACAGGCCATCGGCGTCGCCCTGGTCGCAGAATTGGCAACCCTCCGTATCGGGTTGGATCCCGGAGACGCGATGGGTCTGGACGGGACCACTTTCCAGTTGACACTCGAAGGCGGCTTTAATCAGCACACTATGCAGTGGTGGGGCCGCATCCCGCCCAGTGGGCCGCGCTGGCTCCCGTAATGCGCCGCCTCATGGACCTGGCCGGACCCCGAGCCACGACCTTTCAGGTTGAATAGCCGGCCAAGTCAAGGGTCGGGACAGGCCGTCCGTGACGGGGCTCACTCGTTGCCATCACGGCCGTTTCCGCACATCTTCCCGATGCGCTCCCATCGGCCCTTCATCCGGACCGACGGCGGCGCCTCACCTGACAGACGGAGGAGTGTGATGCAGGATTTCCAGCGCCCAGCGACGCGAGTACGCCGCATCCTGGCACCGGCCTTGGCCATCGCCGCGCTAGCACTGACCGCGCAGGCCGCCGCGGCGTTCGCGTCGGGCAGCAACCAGCCTAAGCCGCAGTTGAACGTGGAAGCCGAGCGCACGCCGCAGGGCGCCAAGCTCACTTTCAAGGGCAAGAACTGGGCTCCCAACGCCCGCGTGAAGATCACCGGGACACGGGCACCCGGATCAAACAACGCCCAGGACTTCGGGATGTTCAGCGTCGACAGCGCCGGAAGTCTCAGCGGCCGCAAGATTGCCGCCTGCAGTACGCCCCGCGCGGAAGATGGGCAGAATGAATCGGTGACCTTCACCGCCACGGACTCCGCGACGGCCGTCAAGGCGACGGCGCGAGTGGAAGGTGGTGCCTGGGTCTGCATGTAAGCGTCATTCGGGCATGCTTGTCGTTTTCGTAGCCCCGTTGTTCTCGCCGGCCGCCTCACAGATGATCGAGGCGGCCGCGTCGTTGTCTGGCGTCCGCACGGTGGTGATCTCTCAGGAGCCGTTGGACCGGCTGGCCTCGCACATCGCGCAGCGACTGCACGGACACTGGCGCATCGACAACGTGCTGGATGTCGCACAGCTCGAGTTTGCCGTGCAAGCGCTTTCCCGTCTGCACGGGCCGGTTGACCGCTGTTTCGGGCCGCTCGAACAGCTGCAGGTGCCGTTGGCCATCGTGCGCGAGCGACTGGGTGTTCAAGGGCTTTCCAGCAACGCCGCTGGCAATTTTCGCGACAAGGCCCGCATGAAGGACGCCCTGCGCGCGGCGGGGGTTCCGGTGGCCCGGCATTGCCTGGTCGGTACGCGGGCCGACGCCGACGCGTTCGTGCGCGAAGTCGGGTTCCCGATTGTCGTGAAGCCGCCGGCTGGTGCCGGCGCCCTCGCCACGCATCGGTTTGATGACATGGCGGCACTGAACACCTTTCTCACCGCTCATCCGCCGTCGTCGCGGGATCCCATGCTGGCCGAAGAGTTCCTGCGCGGCACCGAGCATTCGCTCGAAACGGTATCCATCAACGGCGTGCCCGTCTGGCACTCGCTCACGCACTATCAGCCAACGCCGCTCACGGTGCTTGAGAATGCGTGGATCCAGTGGTGTGTGCTCTTGCCGCGCGAGATCGATGTCCCGGCCTATGACGACATCCGGGCGGTTGGCGCGCGCGCGCTGACCGCGCTCGGCATGGGTACGGGTGTGTCGCACTGCGAGTGGTTTCGCCGCCCGGATGGCAGTGTCGCCATCAGCGAGATTGCCGCGCGCCCGCCTGGGGCGCATATCACATCGATGATGTCACGCGCCAACGACGTGGATTTCATCGAGGCCTGGATTCGCCTGATGGTGTACGGGACGTTTGATGTGCCGCAGCGGAAGTATGCCGTCGGCACGGTGTATCTCCGGGGGCAGGGCACCGGCCGCGTGGTCGATATCCAGGGGCTCGACGTGGTGCAGCGCGAATTCGGATCGCTCATCTGTGACGTGCGACTGCCCGAACACGGGCAGTCACCCACCGGCAGCTATGAAGGCGAAGGCTACATTATCGTCAGACACCCTGAGACTCGCGTCGTGGAGCACGCGCTGCGTCGCGTGGCCGCCACCGTCCGCGTTCAACTCGCTTAACCAGAATCGAGCCATGTCGCAAACCGTTCTCATGCTGACCCCCGGATATCCGGGCGAGATGCCGCTGTTCACCCGCGGCCTCTCGATGCAAGGTGCCTCCGTACTGGGCGTGGCGAATGGCCCGGCGCACGAACTGCCCGACATGGCGAGGCGTCACCTGTCAGGGTACCTCCAGGTCACCGACCTGTTCACGAATCCGGCGTCGGCCATCGAGACGATTCGCCGCTGGCTGGCCGGACAAGAAATCGATCGCGTGTGCTGCCTGTGGGAGCCAAATATTGAACTGGCGGCGCAGATCCGCGAGGCGCTTGGCGTGCCGGGGCAGTCGTACGAACAGGCGCAGCGTTTCCGCAACAAGGACCTCATGAAGCAGGCGTTGCTGGCTGGCGGCGTGCGGGTGCCGCGCGCCGAAACGGCTACCACCGCGAAGGACGTGTGGGCGGCAGCGGAGATCATCGGCTATCCGCTGATCATCAAGCCCATTGCCGGTGCCGGGTCGATGGACACGTTTCGCTGCGATGACGTGGCGGCGCTCACGAGTGCGCTGGCACAGCTGGGACATATCGCGGAAGTCAGTGTGGAGGAATTCGTGGACGGCGAGGAGTTCACGTTCGACACCATCTGCGCGCGCGGTCGCATGAAATACTTCCACATTGGCTATTATCGCCCGCGTCCGCTGATCGCGCGCACCAATGAGTGGATCAGCCCGCAGACGCTGAGCTATCGGCACGTCGACGATGCCTGGGTGGCCGGCGGACGCGCGATGGGTGAGAAAGTGCTGGAGGTGCTGGGATACGACACGGGCTTCACGCACATGGAGTGGTACCGCAAAGCCGACGGCGAAACGGTCTTCGGGGAAATCGCCGCCCGTCCGCCTGGCGCCCGCACCGTGGACCTGATGAACTACGCGTCGGATGTGGACCTGTTTGACGGATGGGCCGAAGCCGAGCTCAAAGGCACGTTCTCGCTGGAAATCGAACGCAAGTACAACTGCGCCTGCATCACCAAGCGGGCACACGGGCAGGGGCGCATCACGCGCATCGAAGGGCTCGAGGCGTTGCAGCGCCGACTGGGCTCGGCCATTTGCACCGTCGACCTGTTGCCGATCGGAAGTCCCCGTCGCGATTGGAAGAGCACCCTGCTGTCTGACGGCTACGTGACCCTCCGACATCCCGATTGGCAGACCACCATGGACATGGCGGACCTCGTCGCGACCGACCTGAACCTGTACGCCAGCTGACCGCAGGGGATTGGCGCCCCGACGCCGAGGCGAACCGGTGTCGGGATGTGGCGTCAAAGCCCCACTGGCAGTGGACCGGAGTCCACGATTCCTGGGTGCGACACCACGTGTGAGAAGGCAATTCCCCGAGGAGCAGGCGGCACGCGCCTTGCCATTTCTCCTTGTGGATGCGCCCGCGCTTCGGCGAGCCACCTCCACGTCAGTGCCGGATCCAGCCATGTCCAGAATCCTCGAAGAGCCGCCGGTCGATCCAGTCCGCAGCTTCTTCTCGCAGCAATGTGTGCTGCTCACGGGTATCGCATCTGGCGTGGTCGAGCCGTTCGCCGGTGAGCCATCTGTGTCGTCCACGTTTCAAATGGGTCGACGCGACGGCTATCACGTGGTGGTGGCGCATTTGGCCTCCAGCCGGTCTCTACGGGAAGCCGCCGACAAGTGTTTGGCCTTTGGACGCGGTGTCGACGAGCGAGCCGAGGCGCACCCGTACGGTCCCGATTGGTGTCACGGATTCGCCCAGGCGACGATGGACGCGGCGCACGACATTGCGATGTACGCGGCCACGGAAACGCTCCCACCGGTGGACAAGGCGCGCCTCAGGGCCGCACGCACGGCCGCGCGCCACCTCTCTCCCTTACCTGGACTCTGGCCGTCGCGCCCGGCCAAGCAGGAGCCGCCCCGCAGCCATCACGAATGGTAAGACCGCCAGCGCAGTAGGCGCGGCGGACCGCTTGCCGGGTATGTCGCAGACGGTACGCCACCCACGGTACGCCACCGACGGGGCGACCGGTATATTGTCCGGTCATGTCCAAGAAGCCCTCAACTGTGCTCGACGCGCGTGCGCTTGACCGAACGCTTCGTCGAATGGCCGACCAGATTCTCGAACTCAACGCGGGCACCGAGGGATTGATCCTCATCGGCATCCAGCGTCGGGGCGTGCAACTCGCGGAACGGCTGGGCCGCATCATCGAAGAGCGTGAAGGGGTCACCGTGCCGCGGGGCGCGCTGGATATCACGCTGTACCGCGATGACCTGCAAACGGTCGGGCCACGCCCGGTCGTCGGCGCCACCCATCTGCCGTGGACGCTTGACGCGCAGAACGTGGTGATTGTCGACGACGTGCTGTACACCGGCCGAACCGTGCGCGCGGCCCTCGACGAACTCGCCGACTTCGGACGTCCGGCACGCATCGCGCTGGCAGTCCTGATCGATCGCGGCGGGCGTGAATTGCCGATTCATGCCGACATCGTCGGTCGCACGATCACGGTGGCCAGTGGTGAACGGGTTGATGTGTTCGTGGCCGAGCTGGATGGCCATGACGACGTGGTGATCGCCTCCCGCGATGAGGACTGAGCCGTGATCGGTCCCCTGGGCAAGGATTTGCTGGGACTCGCGCCCCTGTCCGCGGAGCAGATTCGCCTCGTGCTCGATACGGCGGTGCCATTCCGCGAGATTTCGGAGCGACAGATCAAGAAGGTGCCGACGTTGCGCGGCATGACCATCGTCAATTTGTTCTTCGAAGCATCCACCCGCACGCGCATTTCATTCGAGTTCGCGGAAAAGCGGTTGAGCGCCGACACGGTGAATGTGGCCGTGGCCGGTTCCAGTGTGTCGAAGGGGGAGACGCTGGTGGATACGGCGCGCAATCTCGAGGCGATGAAGATTGACATGGTGGTCATTCGCCATCCCGCGTCGGGTGCCGCGCAGTTTCTGGCCGAGCGCATCGAGTCGAATGTCATCAACGCGGGCGACGGGACCAACGAACATCCGACGCAGGGACTGCTGGATCTGCTCACACTGCGCGACCGCTTTGGCGATCTGACGGGTCGCCGCATCTGCATTGTGGGCGATGTGCTGCATTCGCGGGTCGCGCGCTCGAATATCTGGGGTCTCACCAAACTCGGCGCCGAGGTGGCGGTGTGCGGCCCGCGCTCGCTCCTGCCCAATGCCATCGGCGAGATGGGCGTGACCGTGTTTGATCGGGTCGAGGCGGCCATCGAGTGGGCGGACGCGCTCAACGTATTGCGGCTCCAGCTCGAGCGCATGGAAGCCGGGTACATCCCGTCGCTGCGTGAGTACAATCGGGTGTTCGGCATCACGCGCGCGCGCCTGGAACGGG is a window encoding:
- a CDS encoding restriction endonuclease subunit S; protein product: MSGAWPRKKVSEIAKHSLGKMLDRSKNKGDLKPYLRNQNVRWFDFDLSDVSEMRFLPEELAKYTVSKGDVVVCEGGYPGRAAIWDQDKPIYFQKALHRVRFSEPDRNKWFLYYLLSRDLDGTLKQHFNGAGIQHFTGEALAQFELPVPPLAEQRRIVSILDEAFEGIAAAKVNAEQNLCNVRELYQNHLQSVFTQRGPGWAEKRLGELSRIKYGYTDSASAQIVGPQFLRITDLQPSGVDWDTVPYCSIDKTDLPKYRLADGDIVFARTGATTGKSHLVTNPPEAVFASYLIRVQLRDKAVQPKFVNMFFQTRSYWDAIRAGVSGSAQGGFNATKLGDLVIPFPESPSDQTSLVAKLDELAADIKRLANLYERKLQALDALKRSLLHQAFAGQL
- a CDS encoding N-6 DNA methylase, with the protein product MFEQAFRNIDDVLRKEAGCTTELDYTEQTSWLLFLKYLDGLEQDHAEAATLDGKKYGFILEKAYRWEIWAAPKTKDGKLDHNKAQTGDDLRDFVDKKLIPYLHAFKERASGPNTIEYKIGEIFGEIKNKIQSGYNLREIIDHIDELRFRSQAEKHELSHLYEAKIKNMGNAGRNGGEYYTPRPLIRAMVQVVKPEIGERIYDGACGSAGFLCEAYDYLKKTHPKRTTAQDRTLQERTFYGKEKKSLAYVIAIMNMILHGIEAPNILHTNTLTENLADVQEKDRYDIVLANPPFGGKERPEVQQNFPIRTGETAYLFLQHFIKLIKAGGRGAVVIKNTFLSNTDNASVSLRKNLLESCNLHTILDCPSGTFIGAGVKTVVLFFEKGTPTRKIWYYQLEPGRNMGKTNPLNDADLAEFVALQGARGDSPKSWTVAAKDVNQSTFDLSVKNPNGGEVVAHRRPVDIMDAIAALDAESADVLASIRALL
- a CDS encoding ATP-grasp domain-containing protein, which translates into the protein MLVVFVAPLFSPAASQMIEAAASLSGVRTVVISQEPLDRLASHIAQRLHGHWRIDNVLDVAQLEFAVQALSRLHGPVDRCFGPLEQLQVPLAIVRERLGVQGLSSNAAGNFRDKARMKDALRAAGVPVARHCLVGTRADADAFVREVGFPIVVKPPAGAGALATHRFDDMAALNTFLTAHPPSSRDPMLAEEFLRGTEHSLETVSINGVPVWHSLTHYQPTPLTVLENAWIQWCVLLPREIDVPAYDDIRAVGARALTALGMGTGVSHCEWFRRPDGSVAISEIAARPPGAHITSMMSRANDVDFIEAWIRLMVYGTFDVPQRKYAVGTVYLRGQGTGRVVDIQGLDVVQREFGSLICDVRLPEHGQSPTGSYEGEGYIIVRHPETRVVEHALRRVAATVRVQLA
- a CDS encoding ATP-grasp domain-containing protein, with amino-acid sequence MSQTVLMLTPGYPGEMPLFTRGLSMQGASVLGVANGPAHELPDMARRHLSGYLQVTDLFTNPASAIETIRRWLAGQEIDRVCCLWEPNIELAAQIREALGVPGQSYEQAQRFRNKDLMKQALLAGGVRVPRAETATTAKDVWAAAEIIGYPLIIKPIAGAGSMDTFRCDDVAALTSALAQLGHIAEVSVEEFVDGEEFTFDTICARGRMKYFHIGYYRPRPLIARTNEWISPQTLSYRHVDDAWVAGGRAMGEKVLEVLGYDTGFTHMEWYRKADGETVFGEIAARPPGARTVDLMNYASDVDLFDGWAEAELKGTFSLEIERKYNCACITKRAHGQGRITRIEGLEALQRRLGSAICTVDLLPIGSPRRDWKSTLLSDGYVTLRHPDWQTTMDMADLVATDLNLYAS
- the pyrR gene encoding bifunctional pyr operon transcriptional regulator/uracil phosphoribosyltransferase PyrR, coding for MSKKPSTVLDARALDRTLRRMADQILELNAGTEGLILIGIQRRGVQLAERLGRIIEEREGVTVPRGALDITLYRDDLQTVGPRPVVGATHLPWTLDAQNVVIVDDVLYTGRTVRAALDELADFGRPARIALAVLIDRGGRELPIHADIVGRTITVASGERVDVFVAELDGHDDVVIASRDED
- a CDS encoding aspartate carbamoyltransferase catalytic subunit — its product is MIGPLGKDLLGLAPLSAEQIRLVLDTAVPFREISERQIKKVPTLRGMTIVNLFFEASTRTRISFEFAEKRLSADTVNVAVAGSSVSKGETLVDTARNLEAMKIDMVVIRHPASGAAQFLAERIESNVINAGDGTNEHPTQGLLDLLTLRDRFGDLTGRRICIVGDVLHSRVARSNIWGLTKLGAEVAVCGPRSLLPNAIGEMGVTVFDRVEAAIEWADALNVLRLQLERMEAGYIPSLREYNRVFGITRARLERAPRDLCILHPGPMNRGVEIDSDVADGPHSVILHQVTNGVAVRMAVLYLLAGGKPELAEAAKKGAS